The Fodinibius saliphilus genome segment GTAGTTAAGAGTTAAACGTGCCCGCTGTGACGTAAAGAATGCAGGATCAACATCCGAAGTTTGTACAGTCCTATAACCATTCCTGTATTCCGTTCTCGGCCGCAACTCACCATCCAATGTCATCTGTGCCTGTACCAACGCCGGAATTGCAAATAATACACACGAAATAATTGTTAGTCGGCGAATAGCTTTATGAAATATCATTGCTAATAATTTTTAAAATCTTATATGATTAAAAGTTCAACCATTTTTTATTAAAACCGAAGAGAATTGCTTTGTGCAATCCTCTCCAGTCTTTAAGATGGAAACCCAGAGTTACGATAAACTAGGTTGCCTTTTTTACTTAACCGTCAGTACTCCTTTCATTCCACCCATGTAGTGCCCGGGGAAACTGCAGATGTACTCATAGTCGCCAGACTCTTCAGGAGCCGTAAAGGTGACTTCTACTGTTTCGCCGCCACCGGCCAAACCTGTGTAAGCAATGATCTGATCCTTCATATCCGCATCTGTAGGGATATATTCATTGCCTGATGCTTTGGCCGAAGCACGAGCAACAGCTGTAACATCAGCATCTGCTGCCAAGAGTACGAAGTTATGAGCCATTGCTGTTTTCGGGAAGTCACTAATAGTAGTGAGCTTAACCGTAATTTTTTGCCCTGGCTGAGCTTCAATATTTGTTACCGTAAACTTCATCTGGTTCGTACCATCCATTTCGATAACCTTCGGTGCTGTATCATTAGCCATTACGACTTGCGCCATAAACATGACCAGCAGTACGGGTAATATTCGCTTTATCGTTTTCATAGTCCTAGTATTTCTTAATTGGAATTCGTTATTAATTAGGTAATGTCCGGATCGAAGATATCAGCTTCTTTAGCACCCTCTACATTAATGATGCCGAGCATACCTTTCTTCGCTACACGTGTAAGCGCGTGATCTACCATCTTAACTGGTCCGGGTACCGGGAAGTCCATCTCAAAAATTCCGCAGCTTCCTGGAGGCACTTGACAAGTCTGAACGTAACGCTCTGGTTCACTTGCAATAGCTCCTTCTCTCCAAGCCTTTGTAAATACATTACCAATGGGGTGGAAATTACTGGTTACGTTTGGTCCACCTGTTACAAGGTATACACGAGCGGTATCACCTTTCTTCACTGTAAGTGCACCATGACGATTTCCTGTAATCGCATACTTTTCACCATTCAGCACTACATAGGTTGGATCTTCAGCCTTCATTCTTTCGGTATCAAAACCATGCAATCCTTTAGTCCCAGCTGCCTTGTCGGTATATATTTCGTTCTGTCCGAAATAAAACTCGTGGTCAACTTCTGGTAACCCCTCTTCAGGCTCTACCAAAATCATTCCGTACATACCACTGCTGATATGATAATCCATACGGGGTACAGCACAGTGATA includes the following:
- a CDS encoding plastocyanin/azurin family copper-binding protein, whose product is MKTIKRILPVLLVMFMAQVVMANDTAPKVIEMDGTNQMKFTVTNIEAQPGQKITVKLTTISDFPKTAMAHNFVLLAADADVTAVARASAKASGNEYIPTDADMKDQIIAYTGLAGGGETVEVTFTAPEESGDYEYICSFPGHYMGGMKGVLTVK
- the nirK gene encoding copper-containing nitrite reductase, with the translated sequence METKNDKTVENKDLNIDGKQSRKKFLRNTGAALLSGGFLASMGFPFKSKANDVVTPSSTDPASTSIFSLPKVNRVAADPTDIPAPIKRRTPKTHEITLESKEVVAEIEDGVKFKYLTYGGQVPGPMLRVRRGDTIILNHKNLTDNTMIHNVDFHACYGPGGAADATICPPGQSKKVKFKAMYPGAYIYHCAVPRMDYHISSGMYGMILVEPEEGLPEVDHEFYFGQNEIYTDKAAGTKGLHGFDTERMKAEDPTYVVLNGEKYAITGNRHGALTVKKGDTARVYLVTGGPNVTSNFHPIGNVFTKAWREGAIASEPERYVQTCQVPPGSCGIFEMDFPVPGPVKMVDHALTRVAKKGMLGIINVEGAKEADIFDPDIT